From a single Mobula birostris isolate sMobBir1 chromosome 13, sMobBir1.hap1, whole genome shotgun sequence genomic region:
- the LOC140207809 gene encoding uncharacterized protein, with the protein MHCGKGFTCSSQLKVHQRVHTGERPFTCSVCGKGFTGSSQLKVHQRFHTGEKPFTCSVCGKGFTTSSELKIHQRVHTGERPFTCSDCGKGFTCSSQLKVHQRVHTGARPFTCPDCGKGFTGSSKLKLHQRLHTGERPFTCSDCGKGFTQASELKVHQRVHTGERPFTCSECGRGFTVSSELLIHKSVHTEERPFTCSVCGKGFTCSSQLKVHQRVHTGERPFTCSDCGKGFTRSSQLKVHQRVHTGERPFTCSVCGKGFTQSSQLKVHQKVHTGERPFTCSDCGKGFPRSSSLLVHMSVHTGEKPFTCSDCGKGFTQSSSLLVHMSVHTGERPFTCSDCGKGFTQSSQLKVHQRVHTGERPFICSDCGKGFTWSTDLLTHQLVHSGERPFTCSVCGKGFTCSSQLKVHQRVHTGERPFTCSDCGKGFTCSSQLKVHQRVHTGERPFTCSVCGKGFTGSSQLKVHQRFHTGEKPFTCSVCGKGFTTSSELKIHQRVHTGERPFTCSDCGKGFTCSSQLKVHQRVHTGARPFTCPDCGKGFTGSSKLKLHQRLHTGERPFTCSDCGKGFTQASELKVHQRVHTGERPFTCSECGRGFTRSSQLLVHKSVHTGERPFTCSVCGKGFTQSSQLKVHQRVHTGERPFTCSECGRGFTVSSELLIHKSVHTEERPFTCSVCGKGFTCSSQLKVHQRVHTGERPFTCSDCGKGFTRSSQLKVHQRVHTGERPFTCSDCGKGFTQSSQLKVHQRVHTGERPFTCSDCGKGFTQSSHLKVHQRVHTGERSFTCSVCGEGFTQSSQLKVHQKVHTGERPFTCSDCGEGFTCSFHLQRHQRVHTGERPFTCSDCGKGFTWSSQLQRHQQVHNG; encoded by the exons ATGC attgtgggaagggattcacatgctcatctcaactgaaggtgcatcagagagttcacactggggagaggccgttcacctgctcagtctgtgggaagggattcactggatcatcccaactgaaggtacatcagcgatttcacactggggagaagccgttcacctgctcagtctgtgggaagggattcactacaTCATCTGAACTGaaaatacatcagcgagttcacactggagagaggccgttcacctgctcagactgtgggaagggattcacatgctcatctcaactgaaggtgcatcagagagttcacactggggcgaggccgttcacctgcccagactgtgggaagggattcactggatCATCTAAGCTGAAGTTACATCaacgacttcacactggggagaggccgttcacctgctcagactgtgggaagggattcactcaggcatctgaactgaaagtacatcagcgagttcacactggggagaggccgttcacctgctcagaatgtggaagGGGATTCACTGTGTCATCCGAACTGCTgatacacaagtcagttcacactgaggagaggccgttcacctgctcagtctgtgggaaaggattcacttgctcatctcaactgaaggtgcatcagcgagttcacactggggagaggccgttcacctgctcagactgtgggaagggattcactcggtcatcccaactgaaggtacatcagcgagttcacactggggagaggccgttcacctgctcagtctgtgggaagggattcactcagtcatctcaactgaaggtacatcagaaagttcacactggggagaggccgttcacctgctcagactgcgggaagggattccctCGGTCATCCAGCCTACTGGTACAcatgtcagttcacactggggagaagccgttcacctgttcagactgtgggaagggattcactcagtcatccagcctaCTGGTACAcatgtcagttcacactggggagaggccgttcacctgttcagactgtgggaagggattcactcagtcatctcaactgaaagtacatcagcgagttcacactggggagaggccattcatctgctcagactgtgggaagggattcacttggtcaaccGATCTGCTGACACACCAGTTAGTTCActctggggagagaccgttcacctgctcagtctgtgggaagggattcacttgctcatctcaactgaaggtgcatcagcgagttcacactggggaaaggccattcacctgctcagattgtgggaagggattcacatgctcatctcaactgaaggtgcatcagagagttcacactggggagaggccgttcacctgctcagtctgtgggaagggattcactggatcatcccaactgaaggtacatcagcgatttcacactggggagaagccgttcacctgctcagtctgtgggaagggattcactacaTCATCTGAACTGaaaatacatcagcgagttcacactggagagaggccgttcacctgctcagactgtgggaagggattcacatgctcatctcaactgaaggtgcatcagagagttcacactggggcgaggccgttcacctgcccagactgtgggaagggattcactggatCATCTAAGCTGAAGTTACATCaacgacttcacactggggagaggccgttcacctgctcagactgtgggaagggattcactcaggcatctgaactgaaagtacatcagcgagttcacactggggagaggccgttcacctgctcagaatgtggaaggggattcactcggtcatcccaactgctggtacacaagtcagttcacactggtgagaggccgttcacctgctcagtctgtgggaagggattcactcagtcatctcaactgaaagtacatcagcgagttcacactggggagaggccgttcacctgctcagaatgtggaagGGGATTCACTGTGTCATCCGAACTGCTgatacacaagtcagttcacactgaggagaggccgttcacctgctcagtctgtgggaaaggattcacttgctcatctcaactgaaggtgcatcagcgagttcacactggagagaggccgttcacctgctcagactgtgggaagggattcactcggtcatcccaactgaaggtacatcagcgagttcacactggggagag gccgttcacctgttcagactgtgggaagggattcactcagtcatctcaactgaaagtacatcagcgagttcacactggggagaggccattcacctgttcagactgtgggaagggattcacacagtcatctcatctgaaggtacatcagagagtacacactggggagaggtcgttcacctgctctgtgtgtggggagggattcactcagtcatctcaactgaaggtacatcagaaagttcacactggggagaggccgttcacctgctcagactgtggggagggattcacttgctcattccacctacagagacatcagagagttcacactggggagaggccattcacctgctcagactgtgggaagggattcacttggtcatctcaactgcagagacaccagcaagttcacaatgggtag